A DNA window from Gemmatimonadota bacterium contains the following coding sequences:
- a CDS encoding PD40 domain-containing protein, protein MKRSILCSFALILLLAAPAVASQQTSPTVRLEAARYEVDVRGDVHAAIGLYRSLIEDFPDHRDIAALALVELGQAYETLGQAQAQDAYNRVLRDYADQREAAQRARARLAVLVGDDAQRNTDEHGLRTRRLWSADVGLNPGGLSPDGREVLFVDWGLADAPPLRGHADVAVYNIRSGRSRLVTDRYSQGPIDGYITRAIWSEDGAWLAYAEWVKEWTHQRLSVVRSDGSQDRVILDNLQFAEVVPGAFSSRTSTVAVILKGWDDVFSVGLVSTDGSLTILKTLGTHRPASLALSPDGRYVAFAYPPTEGEETHDVFVLATDGSEEIPISQHPTDDEMPMWTPDGGRIVFTSDRSGQRGLWAVRWEDGRVNGEPELVQPNLGPMVPMGLTSSGAPYFRVRGSESEVYVAELDLSGSGSLANTSRLTELHLGTNMRPAWSPDGERIAYLSRRGVAKESLHLVVKTLSTGEEHAHPLPFRLLERDSRPDWSQDGRFVWVEGGDFESDAPGRVSYRIDVLTGEVAREDYRRDFAGLAVGDVTEFHFTDGRQAQALRSLGIRIIGQTDLDLFSSGDEPQRPGEDLLFVRNGIKWIRSLTDQESLFTAPSEPIPQLAYLGEWPNMGQWQLSPDGMTLAAAMTSDTAMISVLVVLPLTGGAPRELDRVEHEADKHSGRIDALKWTPDGKQLIYVVEPTGGDADDVEIRIVDVSGGAPRSLDLPITPYQLANLRFHPDGVRVAYTVMKRFNELWLAEGLPWQDDTGR, encoded by the coding sequence ATGAAACGTTCCATACTCTGCAGCTTCGCATTGATCCTTCTGCTTGCGGCACCGGCAGTCGCATCACAACAGACGAGCCCTACTGTTCGCCTCGAGGCGGCGCGCTACGAGGTCGACGTCCGCGGAGACGTGCATGCGGCCATCGGTCTCTACCGTAGTCTCATCGAGGATTTTCCCGACCATCGCGACATCGCGGCGCTGGCGCTCGTCGAACTCGGCCAGGCGTATGAAACGCTGGGTCAGGCGCAAGCGCAGGACGCCTACAATCGGGTGCTGCGCGACTATGCGGACCAGCGCGAGGCAGCCCAACGTGCGCGCGCCCGCCTCGCCGTGCTGGTGGGGGACGACGCGCAACGAAACACCGATGAGCATGGCTTGAGGACCCGGCGATTGTGGTCTGCCGACGTGGGCCTCAATCCCGGCGGCCTGTCGCCGGATGGCCGCGAGGTCCTCTTTGTGGACTGGGGACTCGCAGATGCTCCCCCCCTTCGAGGCCATGCGGATGTCGCCGTTTACAACATCCGAAGCGGACGCTCGCGCCTCGTCACTGACCGTTACTCACAGGGCCCGATCGACGGGTACATCACGCGCGCGATTTGGTCCGAGGACGGTGCGTGGTTGGCGTACGCCGAGTGGGTAAAGGAGTGGACGCATCAGCGGCTCAGCGTCGTGCGATCCGACGGATCGCAGGATCGGGTGATCCTCGACAACCTCCAGTTTGCGGAGGTGGTGCCGGGGGCCTTCTCCTCTCGCACTTCGACCGTGGCCGTCATCTTGAAGGGTTGGGACGACGTTTTCAGTGTCGGTCTCGTGTCCACCGATGGGTCGCTCACCATCCTCAAGACGCTTGGGACCCACCGCCCGGCATCTCTCGCTCTCTCTCCCGACGGGCGTTACGTGGCCTTCGCGTATCCTCCAACCGAAGGGGAAGAAACGCACGACGTGTTCGTGCTGGCCACGGACGGATCGGAGGAGATACCGATCTCGCAGCATCCGACCGATGACGAAATGCCCATGTGGACACCGGATGGCGGTCGCATCGTTTTTACGAGCGACCGGTCGGGGCAACGGGGTCTGTGGGCCGTCCGCTGGGAGGACGGGCGGGTCAACGGCGAGCCCGAGTTGGTGCAGCCGAACCTCGGGCCGATGGTTCCGATGGGTCTCACCAGTTCGGGAGCACCGTACTTCCGGGTCCGCGGAAGCGAAAGCGAGGTGTATGTGGCGGAGTTGGACCTCTCAGGCTCCGGATCGCTTGCTAACACGTCGCGACTTACCGAGCTGCACCTCGGCACCAACATGCGGCCGGCGTGGTCGCCCGACGGCGAGCGAATCGCGTATCTCTCCCGTCGCGGCGTTGCCAAGGAGTCATTACACCTGGTCGTGAAAACCCTCTCGACGGGTGAGGAGCACGCTCACCCCCTTCCGTTCCGGTTGCTTGAGAGGGACAGCCGACCCGATTGGTCTCAAGATGGACGGTTCGTATGGGTGGAGGGGGGAGACTTCGAGAGTGATGCGCCGGGTCGTGTGTCGTACCGCATCGATGTGCTGACCGGCGAAGTCGCACGGGAGGACTATCGCCGGGATTTCGCGGGCCTGGCCGTGGGCGATGTGACCGAGTTCCACTTCACCGATGGACGCCAGGCACAGGCACTGCGCTCTTTGGGCATTCGCATCATCGGGCAGACCGACCTTGACCTTTTCTCGAGTGGTGACGAACCGCAACGCCCCGGTGAGGATCTTCTCTTCGTGCGGAACGGAATAAAATGGATCCGTTCGCTCACTGATCAGGAGTCGTTGTTCACGGCACCGAGTGAACCCATACCCCAACTCGCCTATTTGGGGGAGTGGCCCAATATGGGGCAGTGGCAGTTGTCGCCCGATGGCATGACGCTCGCGGCGGCGATGACCAGCGACACGGCGATGATCTCGGTTCTCGTCGTGCTTCCGCTGACCGGGGGCGCACCGCGTGAGCTCGACAGGGTCGAGCATGAGGCCGACAAACACTCAGGGCGCATAGACGCATTGAAGTGGACGCCTGATGGAAAGCAGTTGATTTATGTGGTCGAGCCGACCGGCGGGGATGCGGACGATGTTGAGATCCGGATCGTCGACGTAAGCGGGGGAGCGCCAAGAAGTCTGGACCTCCCGATCACGCCATATCAACTGGCCAACTTGAGGTTCCATCCCGACGGCGTGCGGGTCGCGTACACGGTCATGAAGAGGTTTAACGAGCTCTGGTTGGCCGAAGGCCTTCCCTGGCAAGACGACACCGGACGGTAG
- a CDS encoding ATP-binding protein, translating into MQLAKLRLDASLEDIDFRSPRGIDNSVVLRLVGCDWVRNHQVVLITGATGTGKTYLACALAQAACRHGLSTRYFRFSRFLDELALAKADGSYPKFLNRLLRTQLVALNDFGMAPLTDAQRRDLLDVLEDRHGRRATLVTSQLPIEHWHDAIGRSHLRRRHPRPPRPPRSSYHPARTFYETKQAQRPVRVRLGYPIIHPSVASLRSRATCSEPSLPLAPNWPFHLAEMLNGPSAALRERNRNIRSIRALGRREWHTHSGYSRRSLVENTVYRYKTIIGRSMRSRTLAGQRVEVQLGCRILNTMTHLGMPDSYRVA; encoded by the coding sequence CTGCAACTCGCCAAGCTCCGCCTCGATGCCTCCCTCGAGGACATCGACTTCCGATCCCCGCGAGGCATCGACAACTCCGTCGTGCTTCGTCTCGTCGGCTGTGACTGGGTCCGCAACCACCAGGTCGTCTTGATCACTGGAGCGACGGGTACGGGCAAAACGTATCTCGCGTGCGCCCTCGCTCAGGCCGCGTGCCGCCACGGCCTCTCCACTCGCTACTTCCGATTCTCCCGGTTCCTCGACGAACTCGCCCTCGCCAAGGCAGACGGATCGTACCCAAAGTTCCTGAACCGCCTACTCCGTACCCAGCTCGTCGCGCTCAATGACTTCGGAATGGCGCCCCTAACCGATGCGCAGCGCCGTGACCTCCTCGATGTCCTCGAAGACCGCCATGGCCGCCGCGCGACCCTCGTCACCAGCCAGCTCCCGATCGAGCACTGGCATGACGCCATTGGCCGATCCCACCTTCGGCGACGCCATCCTAGACCGCCTCGTCCACCACGCTCATCGTATCACCCTGCAAGGACCTTCTATGAGACGAAACAAGCCCAACGCCCCGTCCGAGTCCGACTCGGCTACCCAATAATCCACCCCAGCGTCGCTTCGCTCCGATCCCGTGCCACTTGCTCCGAACCGAGCCTTCCGCTTGCTCCGAACTGGCCCTTCCACTTGGCCGAAATGCTCAATGGGCCCTCGGCCGCCCTGAGGGAGAGGAACCGCAACATCCGCTCGATCCGAGCTCTCGGTCGACGCGAGTGGCATACGCACTCAGGCTACAGCAGGCGCAGCCTGGTGGAGAATACCGTCTACCGGTACAAAACGATCATCGGTCGAAGTATGCGAAGTCGAACCTTGGCTGGACAACGAGTTGAGGTGCAGCTCGGTTGCAGGATCCTCAACACGATGACCCACCTCGGGATGCCGGACAGTTACCGAGTGGCTTGA
- a CDS encoding response regulator transcription factor → MPKILIIEDEESILMALEDHLTLEGYELETARDGISGLRKASESKLDLVILDIMLPGMDGFEVCKRLRGEGVQTPILMLTAKGQEIDKVLGLELGADDYVTKPFSPRELGARIKAILRRGRSAPATADTCSFGNVEVDFRKYEATRKGEPLEMTKLEFDLLKYLIEHRHEAVSRSDILDHLWDDPGSVFPRTVDTHIANLRRKLEDDPAAPRHLIQVRGVGYRFAE, encoded by the coding sequence ATGCCGAAGATCCTGATCATTGAGGACGAAGAGAGCATTCTCATGGCTCTCGAAGATCACCTCACACTCGAGGGCTATGAGCTGGAGACGGCGCGGGACGGTATATCGGGTTTGCGCAAAGCCAGTGAGTCAAAGCTGGACCTCGTCATCCTGGACATCATGCTACCTGGCATGGACGGTTTCGAGGTGTGCAAGCGACTACGTGGAGAGGGCGTGCAGACGCCGATTCTCATGCTCACGGCCAAGGGACAGGAAATCGATAAGGTGCTTGGTCTCGAGCTTGGTGCGGACGACTATGTCACCAAGCCGTTCAGCCCGCGGGAACTTGGGGCTCGCATCAAGGCCATACTGCGACGTGGGAGGTCCGCACCTGCAACAGCGGATACCTGCAGCTTTGGGAACGTCGAGGTCGATTTCCGGAAGTACGAGGCGACACGGAAAGGCGAGCCACTGGAAATGACCAAGTTGGAGTTCGATCTCCTCAAGTATTTGATCGAGCATCGGCACGAGGCGGTGAGCCGTTCCGACATATTGGATCACCTGTGGGATGATCCCGGTTCCGTCTTTCCCAGAACCGTCGACACGCACATCGCGAACTTGAGAAGGAAGCTCGAAGACGATCCCGCGGCACCCCGACATCTCATTCAGGTCCGAGGCGTGGGATACCGGTTCGCGGAATGA
- a CDS encoding cytochrome-c peroxidase, with the protein MHQSWRFVFVAAAVSALTAGAALPVTAKAQARRAAAAPGGLDLYVPIPPGGRVGPDVVALGRRLFFDADLSRDSTLACASCHQPGRGFADSRKVSVGVFGRTGTRNVPAILNLAWGKAFFWDGRTATLEQQVLQPLVALNEMDVTVDDVVQRLRQNVDYRRLFDRTLGEDVTRDGLARALAAYVRSIRAGGSRFDRFADGDRDALNALERRGMSLFQGRARCARCHLGALLTDLAFHNTGVAWRNGEPADSGRALVTGQAVDVGAFKTPTLRHVTRTAPYMHDGSLATLEEVVDFYDDGGHANPYLDQRLRPLGLTDRDKAALLAFLRSLEGHIQEGGPLGG; encoded by the coding sequence GTGCACCAGTCTTGGCGATTCGTATTCGTGGCAGCCGCGGTTTCGGCGCTCACCGCCGGAGCCGCGCTGCCGGTGACGGCGAAAGCCCAGGCTCGCCGGGCTGCAGCAGCCCCCGGTGGATTGGATCTCTACGTGCCGATACCTCCCGGTGGCAGGGTGGGGCCAGATGTCGTGGCACTTGGGAGGAGACTGTTTTTCGATGCGGACCTTTCCCGCGACTCTACTCTGGCTTGCGCCTCGTGCCATCAGCCGGGACGGGGATTCGCCGACAGCCGGAAAGTCAGTGTGGGGGTGTTTGGTCGGACAGGAACTAGGAATGTCCCCGCCATTTTGAACTTGGCATGGGGAAAGGCGTTCTTCTGGGACGGCCGGACCGCGACGCTCGAGCAGCAAGTACTCCAGCCGCTCGTGGCCCTTAATGAGATGGACGTGACGGTGGATGACGTCGTTCAGCGGCTTCGTCAGAATGTGGATTACCGCCGACTCTTCGATAGAACACTTGGGGAAGATGTTACGCGTGACGGTCTGGCCCGAGCCCTTGCGGCGTACGTCCGGTCCATTCGTGCCGGGGGGTCTCGCTTCGATCGGTTCGCGGATGGCGATCGGGACGCTTTGAATGCACTCGAACGGAGAGGTATGAGCCTGTTCCAAGGGCGCGCACGGTGCGCCCGATGCCACCTCGGCGCGCTGCTCACCGACCTGGCTTTTCACAACACCGGCGTCGCTTGGCGAAATGGGGAGCCGGCGGACTCCGGTCGGGCATTGGTAACCGGGCAGGCCGTGGATGTAGGTGCATTTAAGACGCCCACGCTGCGGCACGTCACGCGCACCGCTCCGTACATGCACGACGGGAGTCTTGCTACGCTCGAAGAGGTGGTCGATTTCTACGACGATGGGGGGCACGCCAATCCGTATCTCGACCAACGTCTACGGCCGCTCGGGCTGACCGACCGCGACAAAGCGGCGCTGCTGGCATTTCTCCGATCGCTCGAAGGACACATTCAAGAAGGCGGCCCGCTGGGTGGATGA
- a CDS encoding tannase/feruloyl esterase family alpha/beta hydrolase, translated as ERAAIGVEQLEILSAAVYEKCDGSDGLEDGVIENPPACGFDPATDLPVCDGASAGLDCFTQDQIDALKKVYDGPPFFPGRVVGGEVFVEGRNGRFSGWQRVINPDVGRFAEPFFKYMAFEVPDSASDWRTFDFVEDLPKVEWLRRIIDATDPDLRRFREHGGKMLMYFGWADTSLNPLRGVQYYEAVLDEMGPSTTDFFRLFMIPGMFHCGGSVGVNRLEHDGEQNAWYNETDYLQDWVEQGVPPEQLSGLRVEQGRVLWTRPICLYPLVARYTGRGDSDDAANFVCRDS; from the coding sequence GAGCGCGCCGCCATCGGCGTCGAGCAACTGGAGATCCTGTCGGCGGCCGTCTACGAGAAGTGCGACGGGTCGGACGGCCTCGAGGACGGGGTCATCGAGAACCCACCCGCGTGTGGCTTTGATCCCGCCACGGATCTGCCCGTCTGTGACGGCGCATCAGCAGGACTCGACTGCTTCACACAGGACCAGATCGACGCCTTGAAGAAGGTCTACGACGGGCCGCCCTTCTTCCCCGGCCGTGTGGTCGGGGGGGAAGTGTTCGTGGAGGGCCGGAATGGCCGGTTCAGCGGCTGGCAGCGGGTTATAAACCCCGACGTCGGCAGGTTTGCCGAACCCTTCTTCAAGTACATGGCGTTCGAAGTGCCCGACTCCGCGTCCGATTGGCGAACCTTCGATTTCGTAGAGGATCTCCCGAAAGTGGAGTGGCTGCGACGGATCATCGACGCCACCGACCCGGATCTGAGGCGCTTTCGCGAACATGGCGGCAAGATGCTCATGTACTTCGGGTGGGCCGACACGTCCCTCAATCCGCTTCGAGGAGTGCAGTATTACGAGGCCGTACTGGATGAGATGGGACCCTCGACGACCGACTTCTTCCGTCTCTTCATGATCCCGGGCATGTTCCACTGTGGGGGCAGTGTCGGAGTCAATCGACTCGAGCACGACGGCGAGCAAAACGCCTGGTATAATGAGACGGATTACTTGCAGGACTGGGTGGAACAGGGCGTTCCGCCAGAGCAACTCTCCGGGTTGCGGGTCGAGCAAGGACGCGTCCTCTGGACCCGGCCGATCTGCCTGTATCCGCTCGTGGCTCGCTACACCGGCCGCGGTGACAGCGACGATGCCGCCAACTTCGTGTGCAGGGACTCCTGA